In Vitis vinifera cultivar Pinot Noir 40024 chromosome 11, ASM3070453v1, a genomic segment contains:
- the LOC100261151 gene encoding 1-aminocyclopropane-1-carboxylate synthase 7, which yields MAIEIDQQPPVGLSRVAVSETHGEDSPYFAGWKAYDENPYDESKNPSGVIQMGLAENQVSFDLLEEFLKQHSEASSWGNKISGFRENALFQDYHGLQSFRKAMASFMEQIRGGRAKFDPDRVVLTAGATAANELLTFILADPGDALLVPTPYYPGFDRDLRWRTSVKIVPIHCDSSNNFQVTPQALEAAYNNAEAMNIKVRGVLITNPSNPLGTTIQRSVLEEILDFVTRKNIHLVSDEIYSGSVFSSSEFVSIAEVLEARNNKGSERVHIVYSLSKDLGLPGFRVGTIYSYNDKVVTTARRMSSFTLISSQTQHLLASMLSDKEFTQNYIETNRERLRKRYEMIIQGLRVAGIECLQGNAGLFCWMNLSPLLETPTREGELALWNSILHEVKLNISPGSSCHCSEPGWFRVCFANMSEQTLEVALDRIHQFMKRRCDKEKLGHV from the exons ATGGCCATAGAGATTGATCAGCAGCCTCCTGTTGGGTTATCAAGAGTTGCAGTTTCTGAAACTCATGGAGAGGACTCCCCATATTTTGCTGGCTGGAAAGCATACGATGAAAACCCTTATGACGAATCCAAGAACCCATCAGGAGTCATACAGATGGGCCTAGCAGAAAATCAA GTCtcgtttgatttgctagaagaGTTCCTGAAACAGCATTCTGAAGCATCCAGCTGGGGGAACAAAATCTCCGGGTTTAGAGAAAATGCATTGTTTCAAGATTACCATGGACTCCAGTCTTTTCGCAAG GCAATGGCAAGTTTCATGGAACAAATAAGAGGGGGAAGGGCGAAATTCGACCCTGATAGAGTAGTTCTAACTGCAGGTGCAACTGCAGCTAATGAACTACTAACATTCATTTTAGCAGATCCTGGTGATGCCTTGCTGGTTCCAACCCCTTACTATCCAGG ATTTGACAGAGATTTGCGGTGGAGGACGAGTGTAAAAATAGTGCCAATCCATTGTGACAGCTCAAACAATTTCCAGGTCACTCCCCAAGCTTTAGAAGCTGCATACAATAATGCTGAGGCCATGAACATCAAAGTCAGAGGAGTACTCATCACTAACCCATCAAATCCTTTAGGCACAACCATCCAAAGGTCCGTCCTTGAGGAGATTCTCGACTTTGTGACACGCAAGAACATCCACCTCGTCTCCGATGAAATCTACTCCGGCTCCGTCTTCTCGTCATCAGAATTCGTCAGCATTGCTGAAGTTCTCGAAGCCCGCAATAATAAAGGGTCAGAAAGAGTCCACATTGTTTACAGTCTTTCCAAAGATCTCGGTCTCCCGGGCTTTCGAGTCGGGACAATATACTCTTACAATGATAAGGTTGTAACCACCGCAAGGCGAATGTCGAGCTTCACCCTTATCTCTTCTCAAACACAGCATCTATTGGCCTCCATGTTATCTGACAAGGAATTCACTCAGAATTACATAGAGACGAACCGAGAAAGACTGAGGAAGAGATATGAGATGATCATTCAAGGCCTGAGGGTTGCTGGGATCGAGTGTTTGCAAGGGAATGCGGGGCTGTTCTGCTGGATGAATTTAAGTCCATTGTTGGAGACACCCACAAGAGAAGGTGAATTGGCTCTTTGGAACTCCATCCTGCATGAAGTGAAGCTGAATATATCTCCAGGGTCTTCCTGCCATTGTTCTGAACCAGGTTGGTTTAGGGTTTGTTTTGCTAACATGAGCGAGCAGACACTAGAAGTTGCACTCGACAGAATACATCAATTCATGAAGCGGAGGTGTGATAAAGAGAAACTTGGGCATGTTTAG
- the LOC100261227 gene encoding probable phospholipase A2 homolog 1, with protein sequence MLRRCANRTSIAASLATSVVVVVVVAFFFAVADSSNNSQIKCSKACVAENCNSVGIRYGKFCGVGWTGCPGEKPCDDLDACCKIHDECVEKKGLISIKCHEKFKTCIKRVQKSGKVGFSRECPFETAVPTMVQGMDMAILLSQLGSSKLEL encoded by the exons ATGCTGCGCAGGTGCGCCAATAGGACAAGTATCGCCGCATCATTGGCTACCTCcgtcgtcgtcgtcgtcgtcgtcgCCTTCTTCTTCGCAGTCGCCGACTCCTCTAACAATTCCCAG ATCAAATGCAGCAAAGCTTGCGTTGCGGAGAACTGTAATT CTGTGGGGATTCGATACGGAAAATTCTGTGGAGTAGGTTGGACTGGTTGTCCGGGAGAAAAGCCCTGTGATGATCTTGATGCTTGTTGCAAGATTCATGATGAATGTGTTGAAAAGAAAG GGTTGATAAGTATAAAATGCCATGAGAAGTTCAAGACCTGCATAAAGAGAGTACAAAAATCAGGAAAGGTTGGATTTTCTCGGGAATGTCCTTTTGAAACAGCTGTGCCCACAATGGTACAGGGTATGGACATGGCCATCTTGCTGAGCCAGTTGGGCAGCTCAAAGCTTGAACTCTGA